In Lachancea thermotolerans CBS 6340 chromosome H complete sequence, a single genomic region encodes these proteins:
- a CDS encoding uncharacterized protein (some similarities with uniprot|P53156 Saccharomyces cerevisiae YGL081W Hypothetical ORF) produces the protein MSFAMFNARDQTGCRRVVFEVRKTEGQGLQFPIGRASLKDPERRDREDNFMFCEKSLSKKHAILCIKRLVPSESDPFVPLLSQFRISVQDLGSTHGLVDLQSQDADASVIDLKNGERFGLIKLCQPVAPGQSRGAKLKFQVFIKTNESDDTHETLELVLRNVTHEWSPYVSRPATAAEEELEMPLSPSSCSTSSSSSDLNYSEDIDLDLGKYGSNESTEQGSQDEQAELSRMAEDCIETDSSHHTLFVSDEPACLADNAPTTYVRMPAPYEPLFAPRAECEGAYNRDETEMFDDKNTPEGTPECFDCSKSINPYNEDELCDSVRDLAEEDYSLTSRKRSFEPEKDQDVCLEKCKKAKTDIELDKGTEVGGSRRQVIIGSMMGFVAGSLGTLGLLVGIANMG, from the coding sequence ATGAGCTTCGCAATGTTCAATGCTAGAGATCAAACAGGGTGTAGGCGGGTTGTTTTCGAGGTTCGTAAGACCGAGGGGCAGGGACTACAGTTTCCGATCGGGAGAGCTTCGCTCAAAGACCCCGAGCGACGCGACCGTGAAGACAACTTCATGTTCTGCGAGAAGAGTCTGAGCAAAAAGCACGCCATTCTGTGTATCAAAAGGCTGGTTCCTTCTGAGTCTGACCCCTTCGTGCCTCTTCTGTCACAGTTTAGGATTTCAGTCCAGGACCTAGGCAGTACGCACGGGCTGGTGGACCTTCAATCGCAGGACGCTGATGCTTCTGTGATTGATTTGAAAAACGGTGAGCGCTTCGGGCTCATCAAGCTATGCCAGCCCGTCGCACCAGGTCAATCGCGAGGCGCCAAGCTGAAGTTTCAGGTGTTCATCAAGACTAACGAGAGCGACGACACCCACGAGACTTTAGAATTGGTCCTACGCAATGTTACGCACGAGTGGAGTCCTTATGTGAGCAGACCAGCGACCGCTGCGGAAGAAGAGTTGGAAATGCCTTTGTCCCCTTCGTCCTGCTCAACttcctcctcgtcttctGACCTGAATTACAGCGAGGACATTGACTTGGACCTTGGAAAGTACGGGAGCAACGAGTCTACGGAGCAGGGCAGCCAAGATGAGCAAGCGGAGCTTTCGAGGATGGCGGAGGATTGTATTGAGACAGACTCCTCTCATCATACTCTGTTTGTCTCTGATGAACCCGCCTGCTTGGCTGACAATGCACCTACGACATACGTAAGGATGCCTGCTCCCTATGAGCCCCTATTTGCTCCCCGCGCAGAATGCGAGGGTGCGTACAATAGAGATGAAACTGAGATGTTCGACGATAAAAACACGCCAGAGGGAACGCCAGAATGCTTCGATTGCTCCAAGTCCATCAATCCTTACAATGAGGACGAATTGTGTGACAGCGTGCGTGACCTTGCCGAAGAAGACTATAGCTTAACTTCTAGAAAGAGATCGTTTGAGCcagaaaaagatcaagatgTTTGTTTAGAGAAATGcaagaaggccaaaacCGATATTGAACTCGACAAGGGTACAGAAGTTGGTGGGTCCAGGAGGCAGGTTATCATTGGCAGTATGATGGGATTCGTTGCTGGGTCATTAGGGACCTTGGGTCTTTTGGTTGGTATTGCAAATATGGGTTAG
- the RSA1 gene encoding Rsa1p (similar to uniprot|Q08932 Saccharomyces cerevisiae YPL193W RSA1 RiboSome Assembly) has product MNYNHGSNYNGGDQYYNRPNIPKPTSSGQLPNQHPHSNQRADANFQPHQTSAYFQGHQTFGATQGYGQNYYGSYPQYYYPAQQAPYYAGGYQGYIANYASPAEPPKEAVKNNSAERKSVISYDDTDTETNIISQDQNGGSKEKRHSEVGTPDDPKETIEAENKEAKIIAIPGTSITLESEEDIKKWREERRKMWLVKISNQREKHKSDLGIEEEDVSRNEAFQQVKRDKQFIQSIQNQINRSGPSPNLDLKLIQRTMAKENIKLLNFIKELGDAGLLQYELKEEEKQKLFGSNSRQPGARTNFNNKRPNTPHEGPSRYEGSKKRQHKPN; this is encoded by the coding sequence ATGAACTATAACCACGGTTCTAATTACAATGGTGGTGACCAGTACTATAATCGACCAAACATACCTAAGCCGACTTCATCAGGTCAACTACCAAACCAGCACCCGCATTCCAATCAAAGAGCAGACGCTAACTTCCAGCCTCACCAGACTAGCGCCTATTTTCAGGGCCaccaaacttttggagCCACGCAAGGATACGGTCAAAACTACTATGGGTCTTACCCTCAGTACTACTACCCCGCCCAACAGGCACCATACTACGCTGGCGGATACCAAGGTTACATCGCGAACTATGCTTCACCTGCCGAGCCACCCAAGGAAGCTGTTAAGAATAACAGTGCTGAGAGAAAATCTGTCATAAGTTATGATGATACGGATACCGAAACAAATATAATAAGTCAAGATCAGAACGGAGGTAGTAAAGAAAAACGCCATAGCGAGGTTGGCACTCCCGATGATCCGAAAGAAACCATAGAAgccgaaaacaaagaagctaAGATAATAGCGATCCCTGGAACATCTATTACCCTAGAATCAGAGGAGGACATAAAAAAATGGAGGGAGGAAAGACGTAAAATGTGGCTGGTTAAGATTTCCAATCAGCGAGAAAAGCACAAGTCAGACCTTGGgattgaagaggaagacgTGAGCAGGAACGAGGCATTCCAGCAAGTCAAAAGAGATAAGCAATTTATCCAAAGTATCCAAAACCAGATAAACAGATCAGGTCCTAGCCCGAATTTGGACCTTAAACTGATTCAGAGAACAATGGCTAAAGAGAACATCAAACTACTTAATTTCATAAAGGAGCTTGGAGATGCCGGACTATTGCAGTAtgaattgaaagaagaggaaaaacaaaagctgtTCGGCAGTAACTCCAGGCAGCCTGGAGCCAGaaccaacttcaacaacaagcgTCCAAACACTCCGCATGAGGGCCCGTCCCGTTACGAGGGAAGTAAAAAAAGACAACACAAACCGAACTGA
- a CDS encoding MINDY family deubiquitinase (similar to uniprot|P53155 Saccharomyces cerevisiae YGL082W and similar to uniprot|Q08930 Saccharomyces cerevisiae YPL191C Hypothetical ORFs) yields MSLSFQVKAIEINGYPYRIVLQSDNGPCALIALCNVLLLSPQYARYVGALSRLVETRTDVGLDELITTLANIGMQMPRGAQSDVNRLLELLPQLHTGLTINPVFNGSFEDGDEMALFRLFNVSIVHGWVADYAEDRGQYEHVSKYSYEGAQRALIDAYDIQHGSEPAGAAGRDYDAQALLEDATYIKSFLARSATQLTDYGLHHLRELLLENSYAVLFRNDHFSTIIKHNNELYALVTDLGFKDDEDIVWQSLKSVNGSQDTFYSGRFIPSTLQKSNTEVTSATSGSRARNPFLDPTNSRADAQASSGPNTMTDEQYARQLQEQEDARVARSYNRQYNAARSQRRTTQDSADGGSRPGKKSSSMRKRDKLKKKCIIM; encoded by the coding sequence ATGAGTCTGAGTTTCCAGGTCAAAGCTATCGAAATTAACGGATACCCTTATCGAATTGTTCTTCAGAGCGACAACGGGCCATGTGCTCTAATTGCACTCTGCAATGTGCTACTGTTGTCGCCCCAGTACGCGAGGTACGTAGGGGCGCTTTCGCGGCTGGTGGAGACGCGTACGGACGTGGGGCTCGACGAGCTGATAACAACGCTCGCCAACATCGGGATGCAGATGCCGCGCGGAGCGCAGTCGGACGTCAACAGGCttctggagctgctgcCCCAGCTGCACACCGGACTCACTATTAATCCAGTGTTCAACGGGTCGTTCGAGGACGGCGACGAGATGGCGCTGTTCCGCCTGTTCAACGTCAGTATTGTTCACGGATGGGTTGCGGACTACGCGGAGGACAGAGGGCAGTACGAGCACGTCTCGAAGTACTCATATGAGGgtgcgcagcgcgcgctAATCGACGCTTACGATATCCAGCACGGATCCGAGCCCGCGGGTGCGGCCGGTCGTGACTATGAcgcgcaagctcttctaGAGGACGCGACGTACATCAAGTCTTTCCTAGCGCGGTCGGCAACACAGCTTACGGACTATGGTCTGCACCACCTCAGagagcttcttctggaGAACTCCTACGCCGTGCTGTTCCGCAATGACCATTTTTCGACCATCATCAAGCACAACAACGAACTGTACGCGCTTGTAACCGACCTGGGGTTCAaagacgacgaggacatTGTTTGGCAGTCCCTCAAGTCCGTAAACGGGTCCCAGGACACGTTCTACTCGGGCAGGTTCATCCCGTCGACCTTGCAGAAATCAAACACTGAGGTCACCTCCGCAACGAGCGGATCGCGTGCGCGCAATCCTTTTCTGGACCCGACGAACTCCCGCGCAGACGCACAGGCAAGCAGTGGGCCCAACACGATGACTGACGAGCAGTATGCCCGCCAGCTGCAAGAACAGGAGGACGCACGCGTGGCCAGGAGCTACAACAGGCAATACAACGCTGCGCGTAGCCAAAGGAGAACTACGCAAGACTCTGCTGATGGTGGCAGTAGGCCCGGCAAGAAATCGTCGTCGATGCGGAAGCGCGAcaaactgaaaaaaaagtgcATTATAATGTAA
- the APL5 gene encoding Apl5p (similar to uniprot|Q7LIB1 Saccharomyces cerevisiae YPL195W APL5 Delta-like subunit of the yeast AP- 3 complex which functions in transport of alkaline phosphatase to the vacuole via the alternate pathway suppressor of loss of casein kinase 1 function delta-like subunit of the yeast AP-3 adaptin component of the membrane-associated clathrin assembly complex), with protein MTSLYAPSADDVMRRLRPFGLFFEKSLKDLIKGIRSCGENSEELERFLSKTLSECRQEVESPDLDLKTNAVVKLTYLEMYGFDMSWANFYILEVMSSNRLQHKRVGYLAASQSFHKDPDILMLATNLLKKDLKYDGNNDVLKMGVTLSGLSTMVTAPLARDICGDLFSMLGSSKPYIRKKAISALFKVFLQYPEALRDNFDKFVAKLEDEDMSVVSATVSVICELSKKNPHPFVQLSPLLYETLFTIDNNWIIIRLLKLFTNLSQVEPKLRVKVLPKILELMEVTSATSVIYESINCIVKGHMLEPDDYDTALSCLEELTKFCNSNDPNLRYISVVLFYKIGKINTSFISEFNTLVIRLLKDVDISIRSRALELLEGITDDENIAQIVQILVKQFADKDVVLANKLFKQTRQENIEIEVPNSYKIKMVSTILRICSLNNYANVPDFDWYLAVLSDLCVISQDLNDEAIGLQLGAELRNIMVKVPSMRETCISTIVGLVSNNDICRQLPMVLKECLWCIGEYPSSISNGDDIIKLITRQRRLTPEVQQIAAQALIKIFSSWCNTNGNVPINDVKHTIQELISFFESLSSSKSFEVQERCVEFLEFFKLCAESLEQNDEELPLLITEVLPSFFNAYELNPILHGTLKKVQNSLSIDLETPFLSEDEVKNLLEEESSKHEAESMLASDLDMDDEFEEDDAIENPAHEDKLLGDRSRDDLAEEERRVLEEERRKEKLTNPFYLEGDYEDFAAKRENPLIDFNDNQDQNYPESSSLIAGELKHVSETSKKTKKERKKKKKKAEVLIDEGVPEITSDVAAIPEPQPAKSISSSKNSSRINLKMQTKLESFNFDQPQKYVEDSGAAGTEGQQEIDQLRAKFAESSLGQDMDEEVVIVKRKKKKRSKDKKHSKKKDVEHHSAHGEPAKCDSGQNPQAENASAHDQTAHESL; from the coding sequence ATGACCTCGCTATACGCTCCTTCGGCTGACGATGTCATGCGAAGATTGAGGCCttttggcctttttttcgaaaagtCGCTGAAAGACCTAATTAAGGGCATCCGGAGTTGTGGCGAGAATTCTGAGGAACTTGAACGTTTTCTGAGCAAGACTCTCTCAGAATGTCGACAGGAAGTTGAATCACCAGATTTAGACCTGAAAACCAATGCTGTGGTCAAGTTGACTTACCTCGAAATGTATGGCTTCGACATGTCATGGGCCAACTTCTATATCTTAGAGGTCATGAGTAGCAATAGATTGCAGCACAAGCGTGTTGGGTACTTGGCCGCTTCGCAATCATTCCACAAAGATCCCGACATCTTGATGCTTGCCACAAActtactgaagaaagacctCAAATACGATGGAAACAATGACGTTCTAAAAATGGGGGTCACTCTTAGCGGGCTCTCGACAATGGTAACAGCGCCATTGGCAAGAGATATTTGCGGTGATCTCTTTAGTATGCTTGGAAGCTCGAAGCCTTATATCCGGAAGAAAGCTATTTCTGCTCTGTTCAAGGTGTTTTTACAGTATCCTGAGGCCCTTCGAGACAATTTTGACAAATTTGTAGCGAAGTTGGAAGATGAGGATATGTCCGTGGTTTCGGCTACTGTTAGCGTGATTTGCGAGTTGTCGAAAAAGAACCCTCATCCGTTTGTTCAGCTCTCGCCATTGCTTTACGAAACACTTTTCACCATCGACAACAATTGGATAATTATTAGGCTactcaagcttttcacaAACCTTTCGCAAGTTGAGCCCAAACTTAGAGTCAAGGTGCTACCAAAAATATTAGAGCTAATGGAAGTTACCTCAGCAACCTCAGTAATTTACGAATCGATCAACTGTATTGTGAAGGGGCACATGCTAGAGCCTGACGACTACGATACTGCCTTAAGCTGTCTCGAAGAGCTTACCAAATTTTGCAATTCCAATGATCCAAACCTGAGGTATATCAGTGTCGTTCTATTCTACAAAATCGGGAAAATAAACACGAGCTTCATATCTGAGTTCAACACCCTAGTAATCCGCCTGTTAAAAGACGTGGACATATCCATTAGAAGCCGCGCCCTGGAATTGTTGGAAGGGATAACCGATGACGAGAATATTGCACAGATCGTGCAAATTCTTGTTAAACAGTTCGCTGACAAGGACGTGGTGCTTGCTAACAAGCTATTCAAACAAACAAGGCAAGAAAATATCGAAATCGAAGTTCCTAACTCGtacaaaatcaaaatggTTAGCACTATACTAAGGATTTGTTCTCTGAACAACTATGCCAATGTGCCCGACTTTGATTGGTACCTTGCAGTTTTATCTGACTTATGCGTGATATCCCAAGATTTGAACGATGAAGCCATTGGGCTACAGCTTGGAGCCGAGCTGAGGAACATCATGGTAAAGGTGCCTAGCATGAGAGAAACTTGTATTTCTACGATAGTGGGACTCGTTTCGAACAATGACATCTGTCGGCAACTACCAATGGTTCTCAAGGAATGTCTTTGGTGTATTGGTGAGTACCCGTCTTCTATAAGCAACGGGGATGACATCATTAAGTTAATAACCCGGCAACGAAGGCTGACACCAGAAGTGCAACAGATCGCGGCACAAGCACTGATTAAGATTTTTAGCAGTTGGTGCAACACAAACGGTAACGTACCAATAAACGATGTGAAACACACTATTCAGGAATTGATCTCATTTTTCGAGTCCttaagctcatcaaaatcatttgAGGTTCAAGAGAGGTGCGTAGAGTtccttgaatttttcaaactaTGCGCCGAATCACTAGAGCAAAATGATGAGGAACTGCCACTTCTAATCACTGAGGTTTTACCtagctttttcaatgcatACGAGCTCAATCCGATACTTCATGGAACCCTCAAGAAGGTTCAAAACAGTCTCTCAATTGATTTGGAGACTCCATTCCTCAGCGAAGAtgaagtcaaaaacctCTTAGAGGAAGAATCCTCTAAACATGAAGCCGAATCAATGCTAGCTTCAGATCTCGACATGGACGACGAgttcgaagaagacgacgCCATTGAAAATCCTGCACACGAAGACAAACTATTGGGCGATCGTAGTCGTGATGATTTGgcggaagaagaaaggaGAGTTTTGGAGGAGGAACGAAGGAAAGAGAAATTAACAAATCCATTTTACCTGGAGGGGGACTACGAGGATTTCGCTGCCAAGAGAGAAAACCCGCTCATCGATTTTAATGATAACCAAGATCAAAACTATCCCGAGTCAAGCTCGCTTATTGCTGGCGAGCTCAAGCACGTTTCTGagacttcaaagaaaacgaagaaagagaggaaaaagaagaagaagaaggccgaGGTTCTAATCGATGAAGGTGTACCCGAAATCACTAGCGATGTCGCAGCCATTCCAGAACCACAACCAGCCAAAAGTATCTCATCAAGCAAGAACTCAAGTAGAATCAACCTCAAAATGCAGACCAAATTagaaagcttcaatttCGACCAGCCTCAAAAATATGTGGAAGATTCAGGCGCTGCCGGCACTGAGGGGCAACAGGAAATTGACCAGCTAAGAGCAAAGTTCGCAGAATCTTCGCTTGGCCAAGATatggatgaagaagttgtcatTGTAAagcgaaagaagaagaagagatcaaaagacaaaaagcaTTCAAAAAAGAAAGATGTTGAACATCACTCAGCTCATGGCGAGCCAGCGAAATGCGACTCAGGGCAAAATCCGCAAGCAGAAAACGCTTCAGCCCACGACCAGACTGCTCATGAATCACTCTGA
- the DDC1 gene encoding Ddc1p (similar to uniprot|Q08949 Saccharomyces cerevisiae YPL194W DDC1 DNA damage checkpoint protein part of a PCNA-like complex required for DNA damage response required for pachytene checkpoint to inhibit cell cycle in response to unrepaired recombination intermediates potential Cdc28p substrate) has protein sequence MIFKASIIKAENHSVWRRAVQMLSTLHEDIKLTITSSELIVWSMNSADTSMSQIRFKRNFFDEYEFQPENTVFGEDGLQQVEDRALVVHKLYSFKTNGKHLSVLFRKPENDNIKSLELAIHNGAACPESLANKLQITIHTENLMLKEYVPHIIPIKYDPIVINLRYKKRFLEVYGSSSETQEEQLDPRLLEIFRKFDRELSESYFNNDIVSNTKRSRDLVPEDEINYLCCNIQLLKNFIDSCNTGATEEVKLEVSLSKLCLTAFTRGVYSKNNDILRNAMRASNTVGTSDLEHYCLFTTTGDDDQRRPPSKVVSFGMKDFRNFINTVAFWRNDQEIHMWFCRPGDPVFLELDKDDLCLELVQVTSSNEDLVPSGNKIKTQTTSPLKEIVHIKLGSPRKSPLKGLTPSKTPSSNETTSPLKPKTLFVKEKSFDADQQRWKNPVRGKRLPDSQEEIPKSLHHAPNEPAFKAQRTQTTIEWGQSVPESANDAAATALDQRDLLKQEKRKFLQNIRNEREKDVEKDEPTQGVDEFGPTQVDKPKGLFD, from the coding sequence ATGATATTCAAGGCTAGTATCATAAAGGCAGAAAACCATAGTGTTTGGAGGAGGGCCGTTCAAATGTTGAGCACATTGCATGAGGATATCAAGCTCACAATAACAAGTAGTGAGCTAATAGTATGGTCCATGAATAGCGCAGATACTTCAATGAGCCAAATACGCTTCAAgcgcaacttcttcgatgAGTATGAGTTTCAGCCTGAAAACACTGTTTTCGGAGAAGATGGGCTGCAACAAGTCGAGGATAGAGCTCTCGTGGTTCATAAGCTCTATTCATTCAAGACGAATGGGAAGCATTTGTCAGTTCTATTCCGCAAGCCTGAGAATGATAATATCAAAAGTCTCGAACTGGCAATTCATAACGGGGCGGCATGCCCCGAATCTCTAGCAAATAAGTTGCAGATCACGATACACACGGAGAATCTGATGTTGAAGGAGTACGTTCCTCACATTATACCTATTAAATATGACCCTATCGTGATAAATCTCAGGTACAAGAAAAGGTTTCTGGAGGTGTATGGCAGCTCCTCAGAGACGCAAGAGGAACAGCTTGATCCGCGGCTGCTCGAAATATTTCGGAAGTTCGATCGAGAGCTCTCAGAATCATATTTCAACAATGACATTGTATCAAATACCAAAAGAAGCCGGGACTTGGTTCCTGAAGATGAGATCAACTATTTGTGTTGCAATATCCAACTTTTAAAGAATTTCATCGACAGTTGCAACACAGGTGCTACTGAAGAAGTTAAGCTTGAAGTCTCCTTATCGAAGCTATGTTTGACGGCGTTCACGAGGGGAGTATACAGCAAAAACAATGACATCCTGCGCAATGCAATGCGAGCAAGCAATACAGTCGGGACAAGCGACCTAGAGCATTACTGCCTATTTACAACGACCGGGGACGACGACCAAAGAAGACCGCCTTCTAAAGTTGTTTCGTTTGGTATGAAGGACTTCCGTAATTTTATCAATACTGTGGCGTTCTGGAGGAACGATCAGGAGATACACATGTGGTTCTGCCGGCCAGGAGACCCTGTTTTCCTGGAGCTGGATAAAGACGATCTGTGTCTTGAACTGGTGCAGGTCACCAGCAGTAATGAAGATTTAGTGCCATCGGGGAACAAAATTAAGACCCAAACAACTAGTCCTCTAAAAGAAATTGTTCATATTAAACTCGGCAGCCCGCGAAAGTCTCCGTTAAAGGGCCTCACGCCAAGTAAGACGCCGTCATCAAATGAAACGACTAGCCCCTTAAAGCCAAAGACTCTatttgtcaaagaaaagagtTTTGATGCTGATCAACAAAGATGGAAAAACCCTGTCCGCGGCAAGCGACTGCCTGAcagccaagaagaaattcCCAAAAGCTTACATCATGCGCCCAACGAACCAGCATTCAAAGCACAGCGCACGCAGACGACAATAGAGTGGGGCCAAAGTGTACCCGAATCCGCGAACGATGCTGCCGCAACCGCCCTTGATCAAAGGGATCTCTTGAAGCAAGAGAAGAGGAAGTTCTTACAGAATATTAGAAATGAGCGGGAGAAAGACGTCGAAAAAGACGAGCCTACTCAGGGTGTAGACGAGTTTGGCCCTACTCAAGTCGACAAACCAAAAGGTCTTTTCGATTAA